The proteins below come from a single bacterium genomic window:
- a CDS encoding DinB family protein, which yields MTKNGLPCLDLLEATPRILRGLMTELTEEDARWKPAPGRFSVAEVLAHLSHSEGHCYRMRLDRFMAETRPEFEPDDAQMYLDLYRDADPEEAFDHFEEQRENNMEFLRSLPAGAGDRLALHKEYGEITLSQMLNEWALHDLGHIRQIAELARARKYQADAGPMAASYNLRP from the coding sequence ATGACGAAAAACGGACTGCCCTGCCTGGACCTGCTGGAGGCAACTCCCCGAATCCTCCGCGGCCTGATGACGGAGCTGACCGAAGAGGACGCCCGGTGGAAGCCGGCGCCGGGCCGCTTCTCCGTCGCCGAAGTGCTGGCCCACCTGTCGCACTCCGAAGGCCACTGCTACCGCATGCGCCTCGATCGTTTCATGGCGGAGACCCGTCCCGAGTTCGAGCCCGACGACGCGCAGATGTATCTCGACCTCTATCGCGATGCCGACCCCGAGGAGGCTTTCGATCACTTCGAGGAGCAGCGCGAGAACAACATGGAGTTCCTCCGCAGCCTCCCTGCCGGCGCGGGCGATCGCCTCGCCCTGCATAAGGAGTACGGCGAGATCACCCTGTCACAGATGCTGAATGAATGGGCGCTCCACGACCTCGGCCACATCCGCCAGATCGCCGAACTGGCCCGCGCCCGCAAGTACCAGGCCGACGCCGGCCCGATGGCCGCCTCCTACAACCTGAGACCCTG